Proteins found in one Xyrauchen texanus isolate HMW12.3.18 chromosome 30, RBS_HiC_50CHRs, whole genome shotgun sequence genomic segment:
- the mysm1 gene encoding histone H2A deubiquitinase MYSM1: protein MADECDVVDIEGDECDERVGDLSSAEILQDQYLQSAWKTNSSVLPWMLDSSITDENRQAIESMLMEEQYYFASKKAPKVAWSNEKTKVKKSLVKSSGAPTRWAEEEKDLFEKGLAQYGHRWTKIAMLIGTRTVLQVKSYARQYFKNKTKTDGPAEVSSTKVTSDSTFPSTAIVSSVQPHFSALTNAVRIEQLSDDEDVDITDDFCDDGLQLENQLEPLGTHKGSLDCDGQGELSTLPPTTDRSFNPPSDSDSIASDGPDDLDTNGNSGISHTIGPEPEEESVTQLSQSGSSSKHSLSGDEGTEEAEKTEFGECPEEEDEEVEEDQEDEEELRAPEQEVIMDFNTVTEEEKQAIPEFFEGRPSKTPERYLKIRNYILEQWGRSKPKYLNKTSVRPGLKNCGDVNCIGRIHTYLELIGAINFKCDQAIYNRPRLVDRSQLKESKDSLEAYHLAQRLQSMRTRKRRIRDVWGNWRDAKDLEGQTYEHLSAEELAIRREERKKKGPKVSKLPKRRGSFDPFQLIPCKAFGEGIQEPYRVIVCAEALIVMDIHAHVSMGEVIGLLGGTYEEEEKVLKISVAEPCNSLSTGLQCEMDPVSQTQASELLGVKGHSVVGWYHSHPAFDPNPSLRDIDTQAKYQSYFSRGGAPFIGVIVSPYNPSNPSPFSQTTCLLVQEEIGPTGPQKLPYRFDIQNSSELPDWSEVMRRAEWVVFKYMHSHGRVPIDRLFRRDSSLTCLEKMLASVRKSLEQVSEVDIETYLVQIETLFQTHFLPETGSSSSHFHEPITQHHLLSFSTSDPINSSQVMDEMCIIEEQCIVESDNQDELYSTGKVNHIIS, encoded by the exons CCGTGGATGCTGGACAGCTCCATCACTGATGAGAACAGACAGGCCATTGAGAGCATGCTGATGGAGGAACA GTATTATTTTGCCAGTAAGAAAGCACCAAAGGTGGCCTGGAGCAATGAGAAGACTAAAGTCAAAAA GTCATTGGTGAAGAGTTCTGGGGCACCAACTCGTTGGGCTGAAGAAGAAAAGGATCTCTTTGAGAAAGGACTG GCTCAATATGGCCACAGGTGGACCAAGATCGCCATGCTAATCGGTACTAGGACGGTTCTACAGGTGAAAAGCTATGCACGGCAGTACTTCAAAAATAAG ACTAAAACGGATGGACCTGCTGAAGTGTCCTCCACTAAAGTTACTTCAGACTCAACATTCCCCTCTACAGCTATAGTTTCCTCTGTTCAGCCTCATTTCTCAGCACTGACCAATGCTGTGCGCATCGAACAACTCTCTGACGACGAGGATGTCGACATCACAGATGACTTCTGCGACGATGGGCTTCAGCTTGAAAATCAATTAGAGCCTTTGGGTACACATAAAGGATCATTAGATTGTGATGGCCAAGGTGAGCTCAGTACATTGCCACCTACAACCGACAGATCCTTCAACCCTCCATCTGATTCAGATTCCATAGCTTCTGATGGACCAGATGATCTAGACACAAATGGGAATTCTGGCATCTCTCACACAATTGGTCCAGAACCAGAAGAGGAAAGTGTGACCCAACTCTCTCAATCAGGCAGCTCTAGCAAACACAGCCTGTCTGGGGATGAGGGCACTGAAGAAGCAG AAAAGACTGAATTTGGTGAATGTCCtgaggaggaggatgaggaggtgGAGGAAGACCAGGAGGATGAGGAGGAGCTCAGAGCTCCAGAGCAGGAAGTCATAATGGATTTTAACACAGTCACAGAGGAGGAGAAGCAGGCCATCCCTGAATTCTTTGAGGGTCGTCCATCCAAAACCCCTGAGAGATATCTGAAAATCCGCAATTACATCCTGGAACAGTG GGGGAGAAGTAAACCCAAGTACCTGAACAAGACATCAGTGCGTCCAGGCTTGAAGAACTGTGGGGATGTAAACTGCATCGGTCGAATACACACCTACTTGGAGCTCATTGGAGCAATCAACTTCAAATGTG ATCAGGCAATTTATAACCGTCCGCGGCTAGTTGATCGGTCTCAGTTAAAAGAAAGCAAAGACAGCCTGGAGGCTTATCATCTTGCCCAGAGACTGCAGTCTATG CGCACAAGGAAGCGTCGAATTCGGGACGTGTGGGGAAACTGGCGTGATGCTAAAGATCTGGAGGGCCAGACGTACGAG CATCTGAGCGCAGAGGAGCTGGCCATCAGAAGAGAAGAAAGGAAGAAGAAAGGACCAAAAGTATCTAAACTCCCCAAGCGAAGAGG ctctTTTGATCCATTTCAGCTTATTCCATGCAAGGCATTTGGAGAGGGAATACAG GAACCATACAGAGTGATAGTTTGTGCTGAGGCTTTAATTGTCATGGATATA CATGCTCATGTGTCTATGGGAGAAGTGATTGGCCTTTTAGGAGGGACATATGAAGAGGAAGAGAAGGTGTTAAAG ATCTCTGTAGCAGAACCATGTAACAGCCTGAGCACCGGTCTGCAGTGTGAGATGGACCCTGTCTCTCAGACTCAGGCCTCTGAGCTGcttggggtcaaaggtcacagtGTGGTGGGTTGGTACCATTCTCATCCGGCCTTTGACCCCAACCCCTCCCTCAGAGACATTGACACTCAGGCCAAATACCAG AGTTATTTCTCTCGAGGAGGCGCTCCATTCATTGGGGTGATTGTCAGTCCGTATAACCCTAGTAACCCCTCCCCCTTCTCTCAGACCACCTGTCTGCTTGTACAGGAAGAGATTGGACCCACTGGACCTCAGA AGCTTCCATATCGGTTTGATATCCAAAATTCATCTGAGCTTCCTGATTGGTCAGAGGTGATGAGGAGAGCAGAATGGGTGGTGTTCAAGTACATGCACAGTCATGG GAGAGTACCAATAGACAGACTTTTCCGTAGAGACTCTTCTCTCACTTGTCTGGAAAAG ATGCTTGCATCAGTCCGGAAATCTTTGGAGCAGGTCTCAGAGGTTGACATAGAGACTTACCTGGTGCAGATTGAAACCttgtttcaaacacattttctccCTGAGACTGGCTCCTCCTCGTCTCATTTTCATGAACCAATAACACAGCACCATTTACTGTCATTCTCCACCTCTGATCCAATTAACAGCAGCCAAGTGATGGATGAGATGTGTATTATTGAAGAGCAGTGCATTGTTGAGTCTGACAACCAAGATGAATTGTACTCTACAGGAAAGGTCAACCATATTATAAGCTGA